GTCCCCGTCAATCCCTACGCCGACGAGATCCTGGGCCGAGAGGCTGCCGACTCGCTGGCCGAGGTCGAGGAAGACATCGACATCGTCGACGTGTTTCGCCCCAGCGAGGAGGTGTCGGGAATCGTCGACGGGGTGCTCGAACGGGACGACGTGGAGGTCGTCTGGATGCAACTCGACATCACGGACGACGACGCGGCCGCACGGGCCGAAGACGCCGGGCGTCGGGTCGTGCAAGACAGGTGTCTGAAAGTCGAACACCAGCGGCTCATGGGCTGAGGGCCGCGCGATCCGCCACTCAGTCCTCTGGTTCGGCGGCGCTGCCGCCGGCCGCGCCGCTGGTTTCGGCGCCGTTCTCGGCACCGTTCTCGGCGCTCTCCCCGGTGTCGGCCTCCTCGATGGCGGCTTCGGCCAGAACCTCGTCCACGTCGATCCCCTGTTCGCTGGCCAACTGCTCGACCAGCACCCGCTGTTCGTCGAGGTCGTGTGCCATCGTGTCGACCTGTTCGCTGGTCTTCTCGACCTTCGAGCGGAGGTCGTCGATCTCCGCCCGCAACTGGTTCATCTTCTCGTAGAGGTCTTCGGCCGCCGAGATCATCTTCTCGATCTTCTTTTTCGTGTCACCGAGTCCGACCATGCGGCATCGTTTAGCGCGCACGCTTGTGGCCGTTTCGGCTGACCGGCGCGTCTGATCGCCCGCACAACGCCGCGATTAAGTCCTGTCGGCGACCAGAGGGGGTATGGACGACCTCCGGATCGCCCCGCTCGTCGGTATCGTCGGCTGTCTGGCCGTCCTCCTCGCCCTGGCCGCGCCCTACGTCCTCGTCGAAGACGTGGCCGGCGTCGGCCTCTACTACGGATCGGGTGCGATCAACCCGCTGCTGGCCGGGCTGTTCGCCGCAGTCGCCCTCATCGCGCTGGCCGCCGGCCGCGAGGGGCGCTCCGATCCCGCACTCAGTGCCGGCGTCGCGCTGGTTCTCGGTGCGGTCATCGCGGTCATCGCGGTCGCGTGGGCGCTGACCGTCCGCGTGGACGTGGTCGCTATCGACACGGCCCACCGCTGGATCGTCGCCGGGGCGAGCGTGTTCGTCCCCGCCGGCTCGGCGTGGTTCGCCCGTGCGCTGGGGTTGCTCTGAGTGGCGGCCCGAGCGACGGACGCATTGACCACGTGGAAATCGGGCGACGGGGGCGCATCCGAAAGGCCCTTATGGGGCTCCGGATAAGGAGGGAGTGGACTAGGTCGGGCAGTTAGGCCCTGCCCTGAACCCGCGATATGGTCTTTAGCGGGGACCGAAGCTCGGGGGCGTCCGGTCAGACGGACGCGGGCCCCGCAAGCCAACGTCGAAGCCTCGTCCTGCGGGGGCGGCGGTCCCCACTGGCTCGCCTGCAGGGGCGATCCGGTGCGGTTAATCGGGGACACCCCGTCAGGCGCGGAAGCGAGCAGCGGATCCCCGGACACCCGTCGCTCGTAGGGTCGCGGGGTGGAGGAGGCACGCGGGATTACCCGCGCCCGAACGCCGGGCAATCCCGAGGTCCATTCCATTCATACCGTCGTTTTCTCTCCATAGATGCACGTAAACTCGCCATCGTGTCTCGTTCACGCGTCCAAAAAAGAGGGGTCGCGACCGCGACGGATCGGGGGACACACCCGAATCGACGCTGGACTCGTGGCGCTCGTCACTCCTCGGGCGTGGCCGTCTCGGTCTCCTCTCCCTCGTCCTCGTCGTCGGCGACCTCACCGTCGGTTTCCTCGGTGTCGTCTTCGTCGTCGGGTTCTTCCTCAGTTGCCGCTTCGTCTTCATCCAAGGCGTCCTCGTCGGTCGCCTCGCCGTCCTCGTCTGTGGTGTCTTCGTCGGCGGTGTCTTCGTCGGGTTCCTCGATGTCACCGTCGATCACGTCGGATTCGCCGATCTCGATCGGTCCGGCTTCGGTTTCGTTTTCGGCGTCTTCAGTTTCGTTCTCGGTGTCTTCTTCGTCGGTATCGTCCGCCGCGTCACCGTCGGGTTCGGGGACGATATCGGGTGACAGTTCCTCCGGGCCAGTGGGGTCGGTCAGCTGGAGAACCTGGAGGGTCTCGTTTTCGTCGTCCGAACCGATGGCCAGCACCGTGGCCGCCTCACCGGCGGCGAGGTCGGCGTCGACGGTCTGGACGACCTCACCGTCCGGGCCGCCGGTGCGGATGTCGAGGGTGTAGTCGCCCTGGGGGATCGTCTTGTACGGCGAGGATTCGCCGAACGCGACGTCCTCGAACACGACGCCGCCGGTCTCGTTGAGCGTCACCGTGACCGCGGAGGCGTTGGGGACGAGATGGCCGACCCTGATGGACCCGAACTCGGCGTTCGGCTGGGTCGCGTTGTCGAGGAACACGACTGGGTCGACCTGTGCCTCACCGTCCTCGAACTGGCCCGCGGCCGCGACGGTGTAGTTCCCGCGCTCTTCGGTCTCGATCTCCGTGTCGAGCACGACGCCACCGGGTTCCTCGGCCGCGACCATCACGATGGAGTGGTTCCCGGGTTCGACCTCCTGATAGCTGGCAACCTCGCCGGGATCCACCTCCTGAAGGACACGATCACCGTCGATGTACACGTCCACGGCGGGACCGCCGGGCACCGCGTGTACGAGACGGATCTGAGAGCCGGGTTCCTGCTCGTCGTCGTCCTCCTGTGCGACTGTGGGGCTGACCGCCGCCAGACCCCCGACGGCGACCAGAAGCAACGTAATCGCCACCACCTGCGTACTGCGTTTTCTTGCTGAAACCATGCACCACCAGTTCACCACAGGCCAATCCTTGGTTATGCGGAAAGTAGTAGACGCGACGACTGTTGCACGCACAGGTAAGTGCAGGCGGCCGGAACTGTCACTGGTGGTGAATATAGCCACCGACCGCCGGAACTGGCTCGGTACTGTCCGCGAGCGTGAACGAGTGCATCCGGCGTATGGACTGTCAAACCCAGGTACAGCAGGGGTCCGAACCGATCCGCAGGAATCCGGTATCCGAGAGCCCGACGGTTCTCGATTCCCGGGTTCTTTCGAGTTTGTCCGGCTTTCTGTCGGCAGACGGATCGGACGAGCGGCGGGAGCGCCCCGGAA
This Halorientalis sp. IM1011 DNA region includes the following protein-coding sequences:
- a CDS encoding DUF5798 family protein, which translates into the protein MVGLGDTKKKIEKMISAAEDLYEKMNQLRAEIDDLRSKVEKTSEQVDTMAHDLDEQRVLVEQLASEQGIDVDEVLAEAAIEEADTGESAENGAENGAETSGAAGGSAAEPED
- a CDS encoding CoA-binding protein is translated as MPVETDDELREILELETIAVVGCSSTAGKAAHDIPAYMQRQGYEIVPVNPYADEILGREAADSLAEVEEDIDIVDVFRPSEEVSGIVDGVLERDDVEVVWMQLDITDDDAAARAEDAGRRVVQDRCLKVEHQRLMG
- a CDS encoding DUF4397 domain-containing protein yields the protein MVSARKRSTQVVAITLLLVAVGGLAAVSPTVAQEDDDEQEPGSQIRLVHAVPGGPAVDVYIDGDRVLQEVDPGEVASYQEVEPGNHSIVMVAAEEPGGVVLDTEIETEERGNYTVAAAGQFEDGEAQVDPVVFLDNATQPNAEFGSIRVGHLVPNASAVTVTLNETGGVVFEDVAFGESSPYKTIPQGDYTLDIRTGGPDGEVVQTVDADLAAGEAATVLAIGSDDENETLQVLQLTDPTGPEELSPDIVPEPDGDAADDTDEEDTENETEDAENETEAGPIEIGESDVIDGDIEEPDEDTADEDTTDEDGEATDEDALDEDEAATEEEPDDEDDTEETDGEVADDEDEGEETETATPEE